Part of the Geodermatophilus obscurus DSM 43160 genome is shown below.
CGGTCTCCAACCGCGTCCGCAGCGCCCTGACGACGACGGTGCTGGCGACCGCGGCCACCGGTTTCCTCGCGGCCTGCGGCACGGACGAGGAGGAGCAGGAGCAGGTCGCCTACTGCACGAACGAGGACGGCGAGATCGTCGACGACGACTACTGCGACGACGGCTACCGTGGTCCCGGCGCGGGGTTCTTCTTCCTGTACCTCGGCGGCTTCCGCCCCGGCCTGCCGGTCGGCACCGTCCTCCCGCGCGGGGGCACCCGGATCAACCCCACCGACACGGCGGCCCGCCAGCGTGCCGGGCTGCCGTCGACCGGCAAGGTCACCGGGGGCACGCGGGTCACCGGCGGCATCGGCTCCGGCGTGGGTGGCCGCTCGGGCACCGGCTCCGGCGTCGGCGCGGGGAGTTGAAGAAGGACCCCGTCCTCCCCACCCTTCGCAGGCTCAGAACGGGACCAGGGACGGGGCCGCAGGACCCGGGCGAGGAGAGGACCGGAGAGTGAGGCGCGTCGAGGCGGGGGTGGTCCGTCCCGGCTGGGAGGCCGAGATCGAGGCCCAGGGCCTCGTCTACAACCGCACGGACCTGCCCGGCGGCGAGGTGCGCAGCTACTGGCGCGAGGGGCCGTTCTACGACTTCACGATGGCCGAGGTGGAGCGGCTGGAGGGCTGGGTCGCGCAGCTGTTCGAGATGTGCGTGGCCGCCGGTGACCACGTCGTCGAGCACGACCTGTTCGACCGGATGGGCATCCCGCCGATCGCCCGACCGGAGATCCGCCGCACCTGGGAGACCGAGCCGCCGAGCGTGTACGGCCGCTTCGACCTGCGCTACGACGGCCAGGGCCCGCCGAAGCTGTTGGAGTTCAACGCCGACACCCCGACCGGCCTGGTCGAGTCCGCCGTGACCCAGTGGAACTGGCACCTGTTCACCGGTCAGGGCGCCGACCAGTGGAACGCCCTGCACGACAAGCTCGTCGCCGCCTGGCAGCGCAACCTGCTCCGCTGGGAGCGACGGACCGGCGTCCGTCCGCGGGTGCACCTGGCCTGGACGTCGGAGGAGCGCTCCGGTGAGGACCGGATGACCATCGCCTACCTGATGGACACCGTCGTCCAGGCCGGGTACGAGGCGATCGAGCTGGTGGTCGAGGACATCGCACTCGACGACGGGGACGGCCGCTTCTACGACCCGCAGGGCCGCCATCTCGACGTCGTCTTCAAGCTCTACCCCTGGGAGTGGCTGATCGAGGACGAGTTCGGCGCCGCTGTCCTCGCCGACGCCGCCCGGCCGGGCGGCACCACCTGGGTGGAGCCGGCCTACAAGATGCTGTGGAGCACCAAGGCGCTGCTGCCGGTGCTGTGGCAGCTGTTCGGCAGCGACCCGGCGCTGTCGCCGCTGCTGCTGCCGGCCTACTTCGCCGACGCGATGCCCTCGTCCTGGCAGACGTTCGTGCGCAAGCCGCTGTGGGGCCGGGAGGGCGCCAACGTGCAGATCGTCCGCGACGGGCAGGTCGCGGTGGAGATGCCCGGCCGGTACGGCACCGAGGGCTGGATCGTGCAGGAGTTCGCGCCGCTGCCGGACTTCGCCGGCGCCGACGGCCCGCACCACCCGGTACTGGGGGCCTGGGTGGTCGACGGCGAGCCGGCCGGGCTGGGCATCCGGGAGAGCGAGGGGCTGGTCACCGACAACCTCAGCTTCTTCGTGCCGCACACCGTCGACTTCACCGCTCCGCAGGCCGGGCGCCGGTAGCCGACCTACGGTCGGGACATGCCGCTGGAAGGTGAGTACGAGCCGAGCCCCGAGGCCTGGGTGCGCGAGCAGGTCGAGCGCTACGAGGCCACCGGGGGCCGGGAGGCCAACACGCTCCGCGACACCGGGATCCCGATCGCCGTCTTCTGGACCCGTGGCGCGAAGACCGGGAAGGTGCGCAAGAACGGCCTGATGCGGGTCGAGCACGAGGGTGCCTACGCGATGGTCGGCTCGCAGGGCGGCGCCCCCAAG
Proteins encoded:
- a CDS encoding glutathionylspermidine synthase family protein, encoding MRRVEAGVVRPGWEAEIEAQGLVYNRTDLPGGEVRSYWREGPFYDFTMAEVERLEGWVAQLFEMCVAAGDHVVEHDLFDRMGIPPIARPEIRRTWETEPPSVYGRFDLRYDGQGPPKLLEFNADTPTGLVESAVTQWNWHLFTGQGADQWNALHDKLVAAWQRNLLRWERRTGVRPRVHLAWTSEERSGEDRMTIAYLMDTVVQAGYEAIELVVEDIALDDGDGRFYDPQGRHLDVVFKLYPWEWLIEDEFGAAVLADAARPGGTTWVEPAYKMLWSTKALLPVLWQLFGSDPALSPLLLPAYFADAMPSSWQTFVRKPLWGREGANVQIVRDGQVAVEMPGRYGTEGWIVQEFAPLPDFAGADGPHHPVLGAWVVDGEPAGLGIRESEGLVTDNLSFFVPHTVDFTAPQAGRR
- a CDS encoding nitroreductase family deazaflavin-dependent oxidoreductase produces the protein MPLEGEYEPSPEAWVREQVERYEATGGREANTLRDTGIPIAVFWTRGAKTGKVRKNGLMRVEHEGAYAMVGSQGGAPKDPAWVANLRTHPGQVTVQDGPEPWDGVAREVTGEEKRQWWERAVAVYPEYERYQQRTDREIPVFVVERADPVNPA